DNA from Malus sylvestris chromosome 11, drMalSylv7.2, whole genome shotgun sequence:
TGAAAAAATGAGGCGAGAGAATCCTAGTCCATATTAATTTGTAGGGTACATTGGAAGCTAAGACTTGCACGATATATATAAACCCTTTCACAGATAAATGTCATTTCTTAGTTTTTTTATGTCTGAACCTTCTTTATGTCTGGCTCTAATATATGTATAAAATGCCCAATTTGGCAAGTTTATTGTTTTCATCTTCAGACAGGCATCAGCTCATCTATAAATTTATTACTGTAATCCCCTTTAAGAAGTGTGACTGCATAGATTAAGAGTATAAATGCCTATGACTTTTATTAGACTACATaacaaccaaaccaatataAAATTTTCCTGCATAGATCAACGGGTTTGTGTTGTCCTTGACTGCACATGTTTTTCCATTCATAGGCtacttaaatttaattaattgagCATTATAACTTGATGTTGATCTTCAACATATTCATATGAGTACTGGTGTCATACATGTTTCTTCCTGATGATTTGTTGAGGATCATTTAAAAACACTAATACATATATGCtagaaagaaattaaattcataTGATTACAGACAACTTGctcaatattattatttaatgtttATTATAATTTAACAAAACGAATCAAATTTCATTGCAAATAACTGTAGCGTCGAATAAACTTCACAACTCTCTTTTAAGTTGTCtccttttttgttctttctaaACGAGTCTTTGGTTTTTGTGACGTATAAGCATCTATACTTATCGCTTAGTTGCATACttaaaagaaacttagttaTAAAATGAAAATCTAATTAGCTAATTGAACCTTTGCGAATAAATTATATATGTCATTTCACAAGGGTGGGAGTGGGGAGATTTCATCATTAAGCATAATAATCAAGATTAGGACATGTGAATTAATTTGCACCAAGTGAAATTGTATCCACCCTAAACCCTAGCTAGATCAAACTGCCACGTGCCAATCCCTACATAACCTAACAATAACAGTGCTCCTATTTGGCAAACGATTCATCATTGCATTTCGCAAATCAATCCAGGATTCCTGGACCTGGCTGTCACCTTGAAAAGTTGATTAGAGTACTATGCTGTTGTTAGAGTGACTTAATCTCATGTAAGAACCTTAGATTTAGCAGTAGGTAATCAAACACTAGggtttataatatataattcgATCATAAAACTAATTAGTAATATGAGAAATAGCTCAACTTATTCATAAATTCATGTAAAGTCCAACCTCTCATCAATgcgagattcattctcaacacatttCCTTATGTGtagcgaattttcaagcctaacatgtGAACAACGCAAATTATGTAACGTTGAGCACTTGTGGCCGTTGCTCTGATAttgtgaagaaagttgaagttcAAACATAAAACGAATTGGCAATCTGGAGACCAATCTAATTTACTTGTAAGTTCATGTAAGGTTTTTCATTTTATCAATGTGTGATTCAGTCTCAATACATtccttttaggttttaattggTTTGAACCTGCAGTGCAACAAGTACACGTGCATGCCTTTTGTCCACAAATTCAAATTCAGTTCATTATTTGAGATTAATTAGTTATTAATCTTATTGAGCTTTAATCAAAACAGATAGTCGAAAGACCAGGGGGGACAATTTTCTCCATAGTTATATGTTTGAGTCTTTCTCCTTTCCAAAGCTTTTACGTAGGAGTACTTAgcttccacaaaaaaaaaaaaaaacctctacACACAGTAATCCAAGGAGAGATTTTTGATGCACCGGAACACAATCACTTAGTGTTATTATTTTACTTAAATGATGAcacgtatatatatttttattattgttaatGTACTCTAAAagtttgataaaaaatttaCTATAAAATTATGATATATATCAACTATATCGCTTATATTATAACACGAGAACTAATATCATATAACAAGTGTTCTTAGTACAAATAAACATTTCTActtgaaagggagagagagagagagagagaataaacAATTAAGAAGCCAATTATACCAACATAGAGAATTGCCCGTTGTGCTGACCAGTATTTGTCAGGCATGCCACGTCATCATATCATATGATATGGTGCATATGTACATAAGTATGCATGTATGGACATCTAAGGTTCTATATAAAGCAGCTTAATTAAGTAATTAGCAAGTGAGAGAAGAGCTAGGTCGCGACGTGTCTGTGTTTGAGAGGATCAAAATTTCATAACATAGAGATGGTTGATAATATAGGAAACAATAATTCATCGGATAGAGAAGGGTTTAAGTACAATTTCACAGGTGGTGGTAGTGTCTCTAGTGATTATCACCACCATCTTCATCATCAAGAGGGGGTCATCAAGGAGCCAGATCGGTTGCTTCCAATTGCTAATGTTGGGCGAATCATGAAGCAGAATTTGCCCCCGAATGCGAAAATCTCGAAAGAAGCCAAAGAAACCATGCAAGAATGTGTTTCTGAGTTCATAAGTTTCGTGACTGGAGAAGCATCTGACAAGTGCCACAAAGAGAAGCGCAAGACGGTGAATGGGGATGACATTTGCTGGGCTCTGGCAACCCTTGGATTCGATGATTACGCTGAGCCACTGAAGAGGTACTTGCATAGGTACAGAGAATTGGAAGGAGAGAAGGCTGCTAACCAAGGTAAGGCTAATAGTAATGAAGAACAAACTGCCACCAAGGACAAGATTTCCTACAGCAGCAGCAAATACCTCTAATCCTCCATCGAAGTACAACATGATGGAAAGGGGAAATAGCTCGCTCTCTCCCGGCAATTTTGAGTACTGATCATATGAATTTAGCGAGGTAATTAATATACCTTTCAAATAGTTAGTACTACTAGATCTTAATTAAATTGCATGTGTTGAAGGTACATGACTATATATAATTAAGTGGGGAGTTaggtttttggttttggtttttgttttcatgTGTGCTCTCATAATTAAGTCCTGGGGATCCTTCTTTGGTTGACTGTAATTAGCTTAAGAATTATGAGATTGGAGTTAATCCATTGActttttttgtcttttaattCAAATATGAAGTTTACTGCAGGTGATTGTATGAGATATACATGTTGAACTGCGTTCCTAGTTAGCTTAGTTTTCTAAATCGCGATCAGTAACTTGTTGTAAACAGGTTATCTTGCTAATCTTCCCTTTCAATTTTGTCCTCAACCTAAATTCAAGCGGAGGGTTAGTGATGGGATCTGGATATACTTTTCCCCTAATTTATGTCATATTAAGGGCGATGGAAACCCTAACATCACATTTGTGCTAACTCACAACAAAAAGAGGAAACACCAACCATATATGCATCTGATTAGTTAAGCATCAGATTTTTCTTAGTGCAAGCTACCATTAGGTTCTTTGCCCTTTAATTATGGAATCTACTCACAAACACCAATTGTGCATAATCTCGTTTCAATTTTGATGCTAACTAAGTCATGTTCCGACCACATTTATTCTGGTGTGATCGAGTTGCATCTGATCGATATGATCAATTACTGGAGAAATTGGATAGGCTTAGGGTTTTATACGTGGATCTATCTTAACTCTGGGGAAAACAATTTGTTTGTAGGTTTGTTATCTGACTGATATTAGAATCTTGTAAAAGACTTGGAGATCATATCTATGCATTATCTCTTGAGAACTGATTGCATTTGAGTACTCTCTGATCGTTAAGATTACAACAATCTCCTTGCCTTTTGGCTTCCTTTGAAAATATATAGGAAAATAATGATTAAAAGAATCTCTCTGAAGGTGCTTTGTCCGGCCAAATTTTGGAATTCGTCAAAACAAACTTTGATGCTTTGTTGTTAATTTTACTCTCGAACGGTAAGATGCAAGTCGAACTGAGAATTATATCCTGATGTGCAATACGGCTCACTTAATCTCTCCTATAGCTTGAAGCATCGTAGTTTTACCTAAGTCGTAATCTCATTTCATcaatatattattaaaaaagaaaCTCTCTCTGGGTTAAATTTTTATATGTTTGTGTACATATATGCCATGTAGGGTTTTTCCttgtaaaaatgaaatttgctAACAAGAAATCAATTGTGCGAAGTCTTTTTCCATTGTCTGATGCTAATTAAACCATGTTTTGATCACATAATACTGACGTGACTAAAATGTACATGAGAAATTGAATGCATAATTAAGCTTAATCAAATCAAATACTATTCGTGCAACTCTTTAGTACTTATACTGCAGTCTGGTTTTACATGTCTTGAGCACTAGACATCTTGGACTCTTAACtgttaaatctctctctctctcttcttgtcATATAATTAACTTACCAAGTATAGATACTACTGCATGCTGCTTTAGACAGTTAACTTACCAAGTATAGTGACACCCACATCAGCCTTCCCTTCTGGAGATCATTAGGCTAATTATGTTAGTCAATGGGTagctagggttttctttgataACCGTAGGGCATAATTTTTCACCGGGGACCACAGTAAATTTAGTAGCCCCATTAAGTCTCGATCATGCCGAAAGGTTTTACATATTCAAATGGGGCTTGGATCATCTTCCCACAAGTGAGGATGACTAAGCTCCAATATGTCAAGTTGTTAGGAAGTTTTTGTGAGGATTTCTTGGCAAATGGAGACAAACTAAGAGAGAAGTGCGAGgctgaattaattatttgggttTCTAGGGTTTTTCTTCATGTTTTCTTGGTTACTCCAAAAGAAAATATGATCGATATGATACAAGATCTGAGACAAGCAACACAATGGATGGAAACTTGAGGCATGACACAAAGTTGTTTGTTCAATGATGTACCTACTTAATTAATTTGTGCTTTACTAAAAAACTTAATGAATTTGTGACTTACTTGTTTAATCAAACCCTATCAATTTTACTTTATTAACGGATGAAGGATCGAGAGTGAGAATAGTTAAGAGCAAATATAGCGGAACTGAGCGGCTCAACACATCATTTTAACCACTAACCTTGCGAAGCCATTGCTGCAGAAAACTAGGGTTCTTCTTCTCCCAACATGGTTTGTATGCAGTGTCAATCAATGGGGCTTGATCAGTTTGTCTGCGTGTGTTGTGCGAGAGTAGGGActctttatttataatgtaaaCAATAGTCCTTGATAATTAAGGATACTTCCTATCATGTAATCCCTATCATAGTCATCAAGTTTGATAACCCTTATCACTAATAACCAAAGCATCCATATCAATATGGATAATACCATTTGCACCGGGACTTCTTAGGCTATATTTTAACACATTCCTTAATAACCTACAAGTACTGTCAATCCTAAACTCTTATGATCTCAATCCCTCATGCATGTGCAAAACAAGTGTGCAGCTCTAATTAAGCTTACAAGTAGTACCAATTAAACTTTCTTACTCATAAGCAACTAGAGAGTTTAGTGGTGAGAATCAGTAGAATGAAGTATACTACGTCCAATGTTTgaaatttgttttcttctttttttttttgttgacaagGGTCATAAAGCCCGAGAAAAATATAGAAATATTTCAAtataacataaacaaaaataaaa
Protein-coding regions in this window:
- the LOC126590115 gene encoding nuclear transcription factor Y subunit B-4-like — its product is MVDNIGNNNSSDREGFKYNFTGGGSVSSDYHHHLHHQEGVIKEPDRLLPIANVGRIMKQNLPPNAKISKEAKETMQECVSEFISFVTGEASDKCHKEKRKTVNGDDICWALATLGFDDYAEPLKRYLHRYRELEGEKAANQGKANSNEEQTATKDKISYSSSKYL